From the genome of Papaver somniferum cultivar HN1 chromosome 2, ASM357369v1, whole genome shotgun sequence, one region includes:
- the LOC113349270 gene encoding uncharacterized protein LOC113349270 isoform X2 yields MCISDIKEDTGPYIPEKYEDLFAAAYYGNWEKATRFLEKYPEAKTEAITSELETVVHMATYMKKWDFVVKMVEFLPKEALALKEKYNGYTVLHVAAASEGKFEAAEAIARKNSELLEIRDNEGNLPLETAILNRSTEQDKIVEHLYSATKKYYPFLFSCPVGSRLLCTAIEASCYDVASRILKEFPGLVMEKIENREMYIFELMVYRPFEFRSGTKLSWWQRIVYSLICVPTNNIEEENIDGTVRDEENPLESSQGPIRDREFFGKFKNRRRK; encoded by the exons ATGTGTATTTCAGACATAAAAGAAGACACCGGTCCTTATATTCCGGAAAAATATGAGGACCTATTTGCCGCAGCATATTACGGCAACTGGGAAAAAGCTACGAGGTTTTTGGAGAAGTATCCAGAAGCGAAGACGGAAGCGATTACAAGTGAGTTAGAAACAGTAGTGCATATGGCTACGTATATGAAAAAGTGGGATTTTGTGGTTAAGATGGTGGAGTTCTTACCGAAAGAAGCACTTGcgttaaaagaaaaatacaatggTTACACAGTACTTCACGTGGCTGCAGCCAGTGAAGGAAAATTTGAAGCTGCTGAAGCGATAGCAAGGAAGAATAGCGAATTGCTCGAGATACGTGATAATGAAGGAAACTTACCACTCGAAACTGCTATTTTAAACAGGTCAACTGAACAAGATAAGATTGTTGAGCATCTTTATTCTGCAACAAAAAAATATTACCCATTTCTATTCTCTTGTCCTGTTGGTTCTAGGCTTTTGTGCACTGCAATTGAAGCCAGTTGTTACG aTGTGGCGTCGCGGATTTTAAAAGAGTTTCCAGGTTTGGTTATGGAGAAAATTGAAAACAGAGAAATGTACATATTTGAATTGATGGTCTACAGACCGTTTGAATTTAGAAGTGGAACCAAGCTATCCTGGTGGCAACGCATTGTCTATTCAT TGATTTGTGTACCGACAAACAATATTGAAGAAGAGAATATAGATGGCACCGTAAGAGATGAAGAGAACCCTTTGGAAAGTTCACAAGGCCCTATAAGAGACAGAGAATTCTTTGGGAAGTTCAAAAATCGCAGAAGAAAATGA
- the LOC113349270 gene encoding ankyrin repeat-containing protein NPR4-like isoform X1, translating into MKRYLIRFWNLSDVLKKIDVIICNEDENCNNILHHTAMLAPPQQLNSVSGAALQMQRELQWFQGVARLVHPFLNHTRNVYGKTAQYVFTEQHKSLREAGEKWLKDTSESCMLVATLIATVAFAAAFTVPGGNVSEAKDPKNGLPVFLKNNTFSLYAAADAVALFSSVTSVVMFLAIMTSRYAEQDFLKSLPKKLIIGLATLFISMASILVGFGAAFTLILTDRYSWAPIPIACFGFISVLLFFLLEFPLFVELMRVTYWPSVLHKKNRQPLFSEKEKLRTFQRDRIKQFLKKEKEY; encoded by the exons ATGAAGAGATATTTAATACGCTTTTGGAATTTATCAGATGTGCTAAAAAAAATAGATGTTATAATTTGCAACGAAGATGAAAACTGTAACAATATCCTACATCACACTGCCATGTTAGCGCCGCCTCAACAACTCAACTCGGTGTCTGGAGCTGCTCTACAAATGCAACGAGAATTGCAGTGGTTTCAG GGAGTGGCAAGGCTGGTGCATCCATTCTTGAATCACACGAGAAATGTTTATGGGAAAACAGCTCAATATGTGTTCACTGAACAACATAAGAGCCTACGGGAAGCTGGAGAGAAATGGTTGAAAGATACATCTGAATCGTGCATGCTGGTTGCCACCCTTATTGCTACTGTAGCATTTGCAGCTGCATTTACGGTTCCTGGAGGTAATGTCAGTGAAGCTAAGGACCCCAAAAATGGCTTGCCGGTTTTCTTGAAAAACAACACATTTTCGCTGTACGCGGCAGCAGATGCTGTAGCTCTGTTCTCTTCAGTAACATCGGTGGTTATGTTCTTAGCTATCATGACATCTCGATACGCGGAACAGGATTTTCTGAAATCCTTGCCGAAAAAGCTGATAATAGGTCTTGCAACTTTGTTCATCTCTATGGCCAGCATATTGGTAGGCTTCGGCGCGGCATTTACCCTGATTCTTACAGATAGATATTCTTGGGCTCCAATTCCTATAGCGTGCTTTGGTTTCATTTCTGTGCTCTTATTTTTCTTACTTGAATTTCCTTTGTTTGTTGAATTGATGCGGGTCACGTATTGGCCTAGTGTCTTGCACAAAAAGAATCGGCAGCCTCTTTTCTCCGAAAAGGAAAAGCTACGTACTTTTCAGCGAGACCGCATTAAGCAGTTTCTAAAGAAGGAGAAAGAATATTAA